Genomic window (Sulfurimonas sp.):
TTTAAATTACCATCATGTGAAAGATTTAAAATACGCCCTATTCCAACTCTTTTATCTTCATCTTCATTAATATCAGATTCTCTTAAAGACCTGTCATAGGCAGCACTTAAATCTCTAGCAACACCTCTAATACTTAAACAATCTCCACGATTTGCAGTAAGTTCTATCTCAATTAAATCATCATTTAGTGTTAAAATTGTTCTAAGTTCTTGTCCAAGTTTATATTTACCAATGCTCTCATCTAACTCAATAATTCCATCTTGACAATCTTCTAGTCCTATTTCAGTAGCACTACAAATCATTCCCTCAGATTCAACACCACGAAGCTTTACAGGTTTGATTACCATTTCATTTGGCATCACAGCGCCAATGGTCGCTACTGCTACATCTAGTCCAACTCTAACATTTGAAGCACCACAAACTATCTGCCTGATACTTGTTCCAATATCTACCTTACAAACATTTAGTTTATCAGCATCTGGATGTTTTTCACACTCTAAAACTTTTCCTACGATTATCTTTTTAGGAATTTCATAACTTTTTATGCGATCAACTTCCAAACCAATAGCATTAAATGTTTTTGCTAAATCCTCAGTAGTAATACCATCTAAGTCAATCCACTCATTTATCCAACTTCTAGTTACTATCACTGAAACTGCTCCAACAATTTAATATCCCCTTCAAATAAAGAACGAAGATCTCCTATATGATGAATCAACATCGCAAATCTTTCAACACCTAAACCAAAAGCATAACCACTTACATTTTCATACTTTACAGCTTCAAAAACATTTGGATCAACTATACCACAGCCTAAAACTTCAAGCCAACCTGTTTTTGAACAAACTCTACAACCTTTACCTTTACAAAAAACACAAGATATATCTACCTCTGCTGATGGTTCTGTAAAAGGGAAAAATGAAGGTCGAAAACGAACTTCTACCTCACCAAACATATACTTTAAAAAATCTTCTAAAATATACTTTAAATTAGCAAAAGAAACTTTACCTTCGGAGTCTACGAGTAAGCCTTCAACTTGATGAAACATTGGTGTATGAGTCAAATCATAATCACGACGAAAAACAGCCCCCGGTGCTATCATACGAATAGGAGGCTTTGTATTCATCATAGTTCTTATCTGAACAGGAGAAGTATGAGTACGAAGAAGCATCTCATCTTTAAAGTAAAAAGTATCTTGCATATCTCTTGCAGGATGATACTTTGGAAGGTTTAGAGCTTCAAAGTTATTAAAGTCATCTTCTACCATATTTCCAGTCTTAACAGCAAAATTCATAGCAGAAAAATACTCTACAATTTTGTCCATTGTTTCCATTACTGGGTGTAAAGCTCCAGCCTCAGAGCCAACACTAAACATAGAAACATCAATAGCCTCTGCTTTCATTGCAGCTTGAAGTTCTAATGTTTGAAGAGTAATCTTTCTTGCTGTAAGCTCATTCATAAGTGAACTTTTATGTGTATTTAACTCTTTAGCTATTTTTGATTTTTCTTCATTTGGTGCTGTTTTCATT
Coding sequences:
- the pheS gene encoding phenylalanine--tRNA ligase subunit alpha — translated: MKEWYDKIKEAQSVENLEDIRISVFGKKGVLAVEFAKMKTAPNEEKSKIAKELNTHKSSLMNELTARKITLQTLELQAAMKAEAIDVSMFSVGSEAGALHPVMETMDKIVEYFSAMNFAVKTGNMVEDDFNNFEALNLPKYHPARDMQDTFYFKDEMLLRTHTSPVQIRTMMNTKPPIRMIAPGAVFRRDYDLTHTPMFHQVEGLLVDSEGKVSFANLKYILEDFLKYMFGEVEVRFRPSFFPFTEPSAEVDISCVFCKGKGCRVCSKTGWLEVLGCGIVDPNVFEAVKYENVSGYAFGLGVERFAMLIHHIGDLRSLFEGDIKLLEQFQ